The genomic DNA ACGGCGGCGGCGACGAGGACGTCCTCAAGGAGATCGACCGCGAAATCAAGGCGCTGATCAATGAGGCGGCCCAATTCGCCCAGGACAGTCCGGAGCCCGATCCGTCGGAGCTCTATACGGACGTGTATCTCGAGGCCCGCGCCAGCTGACGCGGCGCGCGCAGGGAAAGGCACTTGACCGGCCCGGATGCGCCGGTTCTTGAACGAGGGACGGACACATGCCCATTGAGATAACGATGCCGGCGCTTTCGCCGACGATGGAGGAGGGGACTTTGGCGAAATGGCTGAAGTCCGAGGGTGATTCTGTTTCGGCCGGGGATGTTATTGCGGAGATCGAGACGGACAAGGCGACGATGGAG from Alphaproteobacteria bacterium includes the following:
- a CDS encoding biotin/lipoyl-containing protein: MPIEITMPALSPTMEEGTLAKWLKSEGDSVSAGDVIAEIETDKATME